The following proteins are co-located in the Granulicella pectinivorans genome:
- the infB gene encoding translation initiation factor IF-2, which produces MSKVRINDLARELEVKSRPILDALEALGVMGKTHSSSIEEDQAEKVRGYFNGSLRTSTAKPAVEAKPSFNLSHVSKPGDALKAILERKQAEAAAKNAPPVRPQAVVAPPARPVAAAPAPAFVRPAASAPPVVVARPAVPAVAPPAGARPAGTMPTVAASAAAAPSAPAPTPVAAAPAAPVAAPAPVAPPVVASAPSGPVVAGPRRIVPLPNQGARIVAPAPAIASRPPLGVSVGRPPVVVPGAVVVAAKPASTAPAQPGARVAGTKPTVATPEAAAAFAAAALAANAPPPPPEPEVPVVEAAPEVVEAPEPAPAPAAPPVRRVIMPQTGPRPIYAAPAVVPGAPQRGRPIFDRPRPGGPGAPMGAPGSRPPMAPGARRPMHPTRAGMPTGPGGAPGARPGFTPGARPGFPPRPGFARPGGAPGAPAVAPGPGEGMRPAARPGQRRGGQRYEKVKEGPMKGFQPPPRYGGMPMSREPLPITKTISVTEGISVKDLAEKLDVRGKDLIASLLMRGVFVTVNQSLEGELVKDVARQFGADATVISVEEQLENEAIEGFLEDTTGMVEIVRAPVVTIMGHVDHGKTSLLDAIRSTDVAAGEAGGITQHIGAYKVHVTKPDSPAFGREIVFLDTPGHEAFTRMRARGAKVTDIVVVVVAADDGVMPQTLEAIDHAKAANVPIIVAINKIDKPGADSNKVKQQLAERGLQLVGWGGEVEFVEVSAKKKLNLDLLEEMICLVADIASPKAVPERPAVGTVIEAKLDRGRGAVASILVQNGTLRTGDSYIVGNTFGKIRAMFDDRGRAITEAGPSTPVEILGLEGMPDAGDTFLVMADRDKAKGIAQYRKMKEREAQLAKSSRVSLEGLAEQIKQAGVKDLNIIVKGDVQGSVEVIAEDLEHMSTEKVRIRVLHSGVGAITESDILLASASNAVVIGFNVRPERKAQELADRENVEIRMHSIIYELRDEMEKAMYGLLDPVFKENYSGRAEVLNVFKITKVGQIAGCRVTDGIIKRSAQARLLRDGVEVWKGKISSLKRFKDDASEVREGVECGIDLAGQKDIRVGDIIETYTTEKMADELGANTLVQRKAEKAEKDREAAAAAAAAPATA; this is translated from the coding sequence ATGAGCAAAGTTCGCATTAACGATCTTGCAAGAGAACTAGAAGTAAAAAGCAGGCCGATTCTCGACGCGTTGGAGGCTCTGGGCGTGATGGGCAAGACCCACTCCAGCTCCATCGAGGAGGATCAGGCAGAGAAGGTGCGCGGATACTTTAACGGTTCCCTGCGCACCAGCACGGCGAAGCCCGCGGTTGAGGCCAAGCCCAGCTTTAATCTGTCGCATGTTTCGAAGCCGGGAGACGCTTTGAAGGCGATTCTGGAGCGCAAGCAGGCCGAAGCTGCCGCAAAGAACGCTCCTCCGGTGCGTCCGCAGGCTGTGGTCGCACCGCCGGCCCGTCCGGTGGCTGCCGCTCCGGCCCCCGCGTTTGTTCGTCCCGCCGCGTCCGCCCCCCCGGTTGTGGTGGCGCGACCCGCCGTCCCTGCTGTCGCTCCGCCTGCCGGCGCACGTCCTGCCGGGACAATGCCTACGGTTGCGGCCTCAGCAGCTGCTGCTCCCTCTGCTCCCGCCCCCACACCGGTTGCGGCCGCACCTGCCGCCCCCGTTGCGGCTCCGGCTCCTGTCGCTCCGCCCGTAGTTGCCTCGGCTCCTTCCGGACCGGTGGTCGCGGGTCCGCGCAGAATCGTTCCTTTGCCCAACCAGGGTGCTCGCATCGTGGCTCCGGCTCCGGCAATCGCCAGCCGCCCTCCTTTGGGAGTCTCGGTCGGTCGTCCTCCAGTGGTCGTACCAGGTGCAGTCGTCGTTGCAGCCAAGCCTGCCTCTACCGCTCCGGCACAGCCGGGCGCACGCGTCGCGGGCACCAAGCCCACGGTCGCTACGCCTGAGGCAGCGGCTGCCTTTGCCGCTGCCGCTCTGGCCGCGAACGCACCTCCGCCACCGCCTGAACCTGAAGTTCCGGTTGTCGAGGCTGCTCCAGAGGTCGTTGAGGCTCCTGAACCAGCTCCCGCACCTGCCGCTCCGCCAGTTCGCCGCGTCATCATGCCGCAGACCGGCCCGCGTCCCATCTACGCAGCGCCCGCGGTGGTTCCGGGTGCTCCGCAGCGTGGCCGTCCCATCTTTGATCGTCCGCGTCCCGGCGGTCCTGGAGCTCCCATGGGCGCCCCGGGCTCCCGTCCTCCGATGGCTCCCGGCGCACGCCGTCCCATGCACCCCACCCGGGCCGGAATGCCCACGGGCCCTGGCGGAGCACCCGGTGCGCGTCCTGGCTTTACGCCCGGCGCACGTCCCGGATTCCCGCCACGTCCCGGCTTCGCCCGTCCTGGTGGAGCTCCCGGGGCGCCTGCTGTCGCTCCCGGTCCCGGCGAGGGCATGCGCCCCGCTGCGCGTCCCGGCCAGCGCCGTGGTGGCCAGCGTTACGAAAAGGTGAAGGAAGGCCCGATGAAGGGCTTCCAACCGCCACCGCGTTACGGCGGTATGCCCATGTCGCGCGAGCCGCTGCCGATCACGAAGACCATCTCCGTGACCGAAGGCATCTCAGTGAAGGATCTGGCCGAGAAGCTCGATGTCCGCGGCAAGGATCTGATCGCTTCCCTGCTCATGCGCGGCGTATTCGTCACGGTGAACCAGTCGCTCGAAGGCGAGCTGGTGAAGGATGTAGCCCGCCAGTTCGGCGCGGATGCAACCGTCATCTCGGTCGAAGAGCAGCTTGAGAACGAGGCCATCGAAGGCTTCCTGGAAGATACGACCGGCATGGTCGAGATCGTGCGCGCTCCCGTCGTCACCATCATGGGTCACGTCGATCACGGTAAGACCTCGCTGCTCGACGCGATCCGTTCGACGGACGTGGCGGCTGGCGAAGCAGGCGGCATCACGCAGCATATCGGCGCGTACAAGGTTCACGTCACCAAGCCGGATTCCCCGGCCTTCGGTCGCGAGATCGTCTTCCTCGATACGCCTGGTCACGAGGCCTTCACCCGCATGCGTGCACGCGGTGCGAAGGTTACCGACATCGTCGTGGTCGTCGTCGCAGCTGATGACGGCGTCATGCCGCAGACCCTCGAAGCGATCGATCACGCGAAGGCGGCGAATGTGCCGATCATCGTGGCGATTAACAAGATCGACAAGCCAGGTGCGGACTCCAACAAGGTCAAGCAGCAGCTTGCCGAGCGTGGCCTGCAGCTTGTGGGCTGGGGCGGAGAGGTTGAATTCGTCGAGGTTTCGGCGAAGAAGAAGCTCAACCTCGATCTACTCGAAGAGATGATCTGCCTCGTTGCCGATATCGCTTCGCCGAAGGCCGTTCCGGAGCGTCCCGCTGTGGGTACGGTCATCGAAGCCAAGCTCGATCGCGGCCGCGGTGCGGTTGCCTCGATCCTGGTCCAGAACGGTACCCTGCGCACGGGCGACAGCTACATCGTCGGCAATACCTTCGGTAAGATTCGCGCCATGTTCGACGATCGCGGACGCGCCATCACCGAGGCAGGACCCTCGACCCCGGTCGAGATCCTCGGCCTCGAAGGCATGCCGGATGCGGGCGATACGTTCCTCGTCATGGCAGACCGCGACAAGGCTAAGGGCATTGCGCAGTACCGCAAGATGAAGGAACGCGAGGCGCAGCTTGCCAAGAGCTCTCGTGTCTCGCTCGAAGGACTTGCCGAACAGATCAAGCAGGCTGGCGTCAAGGATCTCAACATTATCGTCAAGGGCGATGTGCAGGGTTCCGTCGAGGTCATCGCCGAGGATCTGGAGCACATGTCGACCGAGAAGGTTCGCATTCGCGTACTGCACTCGGGCGTCGGCGCCATCACCGAGTCGGACATCCTGCTGGCATCGGCTTCGAACGCGGTGGTTATCGGCTTCAACGTTCGTCCCGAGCGCAAGGCGCAGGAACTGGCCGACCGTGAGAACGTCGAGATCCGCATGCACTCGATCATCTACGAGCTCCGCGACGAGATGGAGAAGGCGATGTACGGCCTGCTCGATCCAGTCTTCAAGGAGAACTACTCGGGTCGCGCCGAAGTGCTCAATGTCTTCAAGATCACCAAGGTCGGTCAGATCGCGGGTTGCCGCGTCACCGACGGCATCATCAAGCGGTCGGCGCAGGCTCGCCTTCTGCGCGACGGTGTCGAGGTCTGGAAGGGCAAGATCAGCTCACTCAAGCGCTTCAAGGACGATGCCTCCGAGGTTCGCGAGGGCGTCGAGTGCGGTATCGATCTGGCCGGACAGAAGGACATCCGCGTTGGCGACATCATCGAGACCTACACGACCGAGAAGATGGCCGATGAACTGGGAGCCAATACCCTCGTTCAACGCAAGGCCGAAAAGGCCGAGAAGGATCGCGAGGCGGCAGCAGCCGCAGCCGCGGCACCTGCCACCGCATAG
- a CDS encoding PAS domain-containing protein yields MLRSVGDAVIACDANGYILFMNGVAEELTGWTQEEAFEERLSDVFRIIHEETRLTVESPVDKVRRLGTIVGLANHTLLIRRDGSEVSIDDSGAPIHDKEGLLTGVVLVFRDITDKRRAERNLELLSDSGRVLSNSRDLSQTLKRIAELSIRTFSDFCYFDLIAEDGSIDRAVRLHRDPDMQPILDLASSMTLERTANHPVNRSLDTGTSTLITHVEDAWLQSIAINDVHLRCIRELKAHCLLTVPVQDGDRHFGTFTFCRTVNPATFNEDDCHVAEELAHRVGASLTNAFLFRSMERSSAELRAEQQKLRQFFLQAPAPIMVSHGPEHTITLVNAEYVRIIRRSSASELVGKTIRQALPELEGQRFFELLDQVYQTGKAYVGREMVGHLENVRTGEVEEAYFNFVYQPTVDSNGKVDGILTLAVEITEPVRARIEIEKREELLRRQASEIESVYKTAPIGLALFDAVDYRYLRLNDQQASIVGKPAAEILGKTLTEIAPIEGLREMFDGVARGVPLENALLEGELPSQPGAHRYWTVNYFPVFAEDGSVQAITAASLEITAQKRAEQALIQSEKIAAVGRLASSIAHEINNPLESITNLLYIARTSNDVDDIHHYLETADRELRRISLIASQTLRFYRQSTRPQAIQCQSLVESVLGLYQGRLVNSGVRVEADRWISQPVECLEGEIRQVLNNLVGNALDAMPHGGRLIVRSRTATDWRTGRRGLTLTFADTGSGISPTAQRRIFEPFFTTKGLNGTGLGLWISKEIVEKHQGRLKLRSSQKAGHSGTVFSLFLPFEAALPESAPTI; encoded by the coding sequence GTGCTCAGGAGCGTCGGCGATGCCGTTATCGCATGCGATGCCAACGGCTACATCTTGTTCATGAACGGGGTTGCCGAGGAGCTAACCGGCTGGACACAGGAGGAGGCCTTCGAAGAACGTCTCTCCGACGTCTTCCGCATCATCCACGAAGAGACCCGCCTCACCGTCGAAAGCCCGGTCGACAAAGTACGTCGGCTTGGGACTATCGTCGGCCTGGCGAACCACACCCTCCTCATCCGCCGCGATGGCAGCGAAGTCTCCATCGACGACAGTGGCGCCCCGATCCACGATAAGGAAGGTCTGCTTACCGGAGTTGTGTTGGTCTTCCGCGACATCACTGACAAGCGCCGCGCCGAGCGCAATCTCGAGTTGCTCTCCGACTCGGGACGCGTCCTCTCCAACTCACGCGATCTCAGCCAGACCCTGAAGCGAATCGCCGAGCTCTCTATCCGCACCTTCTCGGACTTCTGTTACTTCGACCTGATCGCGGAGGACGGCAGCATCGACCGCGCAGTCCGGCTGCATCGCGATCCGGACATGCAGCCCATTCTCGACCTTGCCTCGAGTATGACTCTGGAACGAACTGCCAATCACCCCGTCAACCGGTCTCTCGATACGGGCACCTCCACGCTCATCACCCATGTTGAGGACGCATGGCTGCAGTCCATAGCAATCAATGACGTTCATCTCCGCTGCATACGAGAGCTCAAGGCCCACTGCCTCCTGACGGTACCCGTGCAGGATGGTGACCGCCACTTCGGCACGTTCACCTTTTGCCGCACCGTCAACCCCGCGACCTTCAACGAGGACGACTGCCACGTCGCCGAGGAGCTGGCCCATCGCGTGGGAGCTTCGCTGACAAATGCCTTTCTGTTCCGCTCCATGGAGAGGTCCAGCGCTGAGCTGAGAGCCGAGCAGCAGAAGCTCCGCCAGTTCTTTCTCCAGGCTCCGGCGCCCATTATGGTATCGCATGGTCCGGAGCACACGATCACGCTCGTCAACGCCGAATACGTGCGGATCATACGACGGTCTTCCGCCAGTGAGTTGGTAGGAAAGACGATCCGCCAGGCCCTTCCCGAGTTGGAAGGCCAACGCTTCTTCGAACTCCTGGATCAGGTCTACCAGACCGGGAAGGCTTACGTGGGCCGCGAGATGGTGGGCCATCTGGAGAACGTTCGGACCGGCGAGGTGGAAGAGGCCTACTTCAACTTCGTCTACCAACCCACGGTGGACAGCAACGGCAAGGTTGACGGTATCCTGACCCTTGCGGTGGAGATCACCGAACCGGTGCGAGCACGGATAGAGATCGAAAAGCGCGAAGAGCTCCTCCGGCGCCAGGCCTCCGAGATTGAGAGCGTCTACAAGACCGCTCCAATCGGACTGGCACTCTTCGACGCTGTCGACTACCGCTACCTTCGTCTTAACGACCAACAGGCCTCCATCGTCGGCAAACCCGCCGCGGAGATCCTGGGCAAGACGCTAACCGAGATCGCGCCCATTGAAGGTCTCCGCGAGATGTTCGATGGTGTCGCGCGTGGCGTGCCGCTTGAAAACGCCTTGCTGGAAGGGGAGCTGCCCTCCCAGCCAGGGGCGCACCGTTACTGGACGGTCAACTATTTCCCTGTCTTCGCCGAGGATGGCTCGGTCCAGGCCATCACAGCGGCGTCGCTTGAGATCACGGCTCAAAAGAGAGCCGAGCAGGCCCTGATCCAAAGCGAAAAGATCGCGGCCGTGGGACGGCTCGCCAGCTCCATCGCGCACGAGATCAACAATCCGCTGGAGTCGATTACGAACCTGCTTTACATTGCCAGGACCTCCAACGACGTCGACGATATTCATCACTACCTGGAGACCGCGGACCGTGAGCTCAGACGGATCTCCCTGATTGCAAGCCAGACCCTCCGCTTTTACAGGCAATCGACCCGCCCCCAGGCGATTCAATGCCAGTCGCTGGTGGAGAGCGTTCTCGGCCTCTATCAGGGTCGTCTGGTCAACTCCGGGGTACGCGTCGAGGCTGACCGCTGGATCTCGCAGCCAGTGGAGTGCCTGGAAGGCGAGATCCGTCAGGTGCTCAACAATCTGGTTGGCAACGCACTGGATGCCATGCCCCATGGCGGAAGGCTCATTGTGCGCAGCCGGACCGCGACCGACTGGCGGACAGGCCGCAGGGGACTCACCCTCACCTTTGCCGATACCGGCAGCGGCATCTCACCCACGGCACAGAGGAGGATCTTCGAGCCGTTTTTCACCACCAAGGGCCTGAACGGCACAGGCCTGGGTCTGTGGATCAGCAAGGAGATCGTCGAGAAGCACCAGGGGCGTCTGAAGCTCAGGAGCAGCCAGAAGGCCGGGCATAGCGGAACCGTCTTTTCGCTCTTCCTGCCCTTCGAGGCCGCGCTGCCGGAATCCGCCCCAACGATCTGA
- a CDS encoding DUF427 domain-containing protein: MTNKDGVESVWDYPRPPRMEPTVRHLRVLHQGVVLAETTSALRILETSHPPVYYIPQGDIAMEHMRASSRRSSFCEFKGLATYWTIDVGGQISADAAWSYAAPSAAYAGLKDRLAFYASRVDECWVDGERVEAQPGNFYGGWITRDLRGPFKGAPGTMGW, encoded by the coding sequence ATGACGAACAAGGATGGGGTGGAATCGGTATGGGACTATCCGAGGCCGCCGAGGATGGAGCCTACGGTGCGTCATCTGCGGGTTCTCCATCAGGGAGTCGTGTTGGCAGAGACGACATCGGCGCTGCGGATTCTGGAGACGAGTCATCCGCCGGTCTATTACATCCCGCAGGGCGACATCGCGATGGAGCACATGCGCGCTTCTTCGCGGCGCTCCAGCTTCTGCGAGTTCAAGGGATTGGCGACGTACTGGACGATCGACGTTGGCGGGCAGATCTCGGCAGACGCTGCGTGGAGCTATGCAGCCCCGTCTGCTGCGTATGCCGGTCTGAAAGATCGCCTGGCATTCTATGCGAGCCGGGTGGACGAGTGCTGGGTGGATGGCGAGCGCGTGGAGGCCCAGCCGGGCAACTTCTATGGCGGATGGATTACGAGAGACCTGCGAGGACCGTTCAAGGGAGCGCCGGGTACGATGGGCTGGTAG
- a CDS encoding M24 family metallopeptidase, with protein sequence MNVDLIQAALREQGLDAWLFYDHHGRDPLAYTILGFQCGHVTRRWFYLIPAYGEPKKLVHRIESGRLDMLPGAKAEYSSWQELEAGLATLLEGVTKIAMQYSPRNAIMYVSMVDAGTVEVLRGMGKEIVSSADLVSQFEAVLTDEQIATHYVAQQKIDAILAEGWREMGRRVRGGGTDEFTMVEWLAEGMRREGLIWEHGPNVSVGANSADSHYEPTRESSKSIRRGDFVLIDIWGKVDRPDSCFYDITWTGVVDREPTERELTVFNTVRDARDAAIALVSARFATGTPVEGWEADDAARAVIRSAGMGDYFTHRTGHNIGPVLHGSGAHLDNLETHDIRRILPNTCFSVEPGVYFPGEFGVRNEIDMIATKGSAIVTGRAQTELVRI encoded by the coding sequence ATGAACGTTGATCTGATTCAGGCCGCCTTACGCGAACAAGGCCTCGATGCATGGCTCTTCTACGACCACCACGGACGAGATCCGCTGGCCTATACGATCCTTGGATTTCAGTGCGGGCATGTCACTCGCCGCTGGTTCTATCTCATCCCTGCGTATGGAGAGCCGAAGAAGCTCGTCCACCGCATCGAGTCAGGGCGACTCGACATGCTGCCAGGCGCGAAGGCGGAATACTCCTCGTGGCAGGAGCTGGAAGCGGGGCTGGCAACGCTGTTGGAGGGCGTGACGAAGATCGCCATGCAATACTCACCACGCAACGCCATCATGTATGTCTCCATGGTGGATGCCGGCACGGTCGAAGTTCTGCGCGGGATGGGCAAGGAGATCGTCAGCTCAGCCGATCTGGTCAGCCAGTTTGAGGCGGTGCTGACGGACGAGCAGATCGCGACGCACTATGTGGCGCAGCAGAAGATCGACGCCATCCTTGCCGAGGGCTGGAGGGAAATGGGCCGTCGTGTGCGCGGCGGCGGCACCGATGAGTTCACCATGGTGGAGTGGCTGGCCGAGGGCATGCGGCGCGAGGGGCTCATCTGGGAGCACGGGCCGAACGTGAGCGTTGGCGCAAACTCTGCGGACTCTCACTATGAACCTACGCGAGAGAGCTCAAAATCCATTCGACGCGGAGATTTTGTGCTCATCGACATCTGGGGGAAGGTGGATCGGCCGGACTCTTGCTTCTACGACATTACCTGGACAGGTGTCGTCGACCGCGAGCCTACAGAGCGGGAGTTGACGGTCTTCAACACGGTCCGCGATGCGCGCGATGCGGCGATTGCACTGGTTTCGGCGCGGTTCGCGACGGGCACTCCGGTGGAGGGCTGGGAGGCCGACGACGCGGCGCGTGCAGTGATTCGCAGCGCAGGCATGGGCGACTATTTTACGCATCGGACTGGCCATAATATCGGGCCGGTGTTGCATGGCAGCGGGGCTCATCTGGATAACCTGGAGACGCACGACATACGACGGATTCTCCCCAATACGTGCTTTTCCGTCGAGCCCGGCGTCTATTTCCCCGGGGAGTTCGGGGTGCGCAACGAGATCGACATGATTGCCACGAAGGGGTCTGCGATAGTCACAGGGCGCGCCCAGACAGAGCTGGTCCGGATCTAG
- a CDS encoding DUF6677 family protein: MTTQVQVAAKANSGTGVSPYLVLAAGWLVPGAGHFLLKKPIRGGLILVSVVGMFVTGIALEGKIYTPNTGDLLDILGFVGQFGSGVLYMLSRMLGWGHDSVQIAVADYGTKFLVVAGLLNIIAAVDAHSLSTGRKAS, from the coding sequence ATGACGACTCAGGTGCAGGTTGCGGCGAAGGCGAATAGCGGGACAGGTGTGTCGCCGTATCTTGTGCTGGCGGCTGGCTGGCTGGTTCCGGGCGCGGGACATTTTCTACTGAAGAAGCCGATCCGCGGTGGCCTGATTCTGGTCTCCGTGGTCGGAATGTTCGTAACCGGCATCGCCCTCGAGGGCAAGATCTACACGCCGAATACAGGCGATCTGCTGGATATTCTTGGGTTTGTGGGCCAGTTCGGATCGGGCGTCCTTTATATGCTTTCGCGCATGCTTGGCTGGGGACATGACTCGGTACAGATTGCGGTCGCAGACTATGGGACGAAGTTCCTGGTGGTCGCAGGGCTGCTGAATATCATCGCCGCCGTGGATGCGCACTCGCTGTCGACCGGGAGGAAGGCTTCGTGA
- the rplQ gene encoding 50S ribosomal protein L17, with protein sequence MRHRNAGFKLGRNTSHRRAMLRNLVTSIILLDRVETTITKCKASRPIVEKMITLGKKGTVHTRRQAAAYLMTPEAVDRLFNTVAPRYATRPGGYLRITRIGARQGDAAEMAVLELLGAEAELNEKAEKRAAARTKKREELAKQLEERNPGEQPDPNAEV encoded by the coding sequence ATGCGTCACCGCAATGCAGGATTCAAGTTAGGCCGCAATACCAGCCACCGTCGCGCCATGCTGCGCAACCTCGTTACCTCGATCATCCTTCTGGATCGTGTCGAGACGACTATCACCAAGTGCAAGGCGAGCCGCCCCATCGTCGAGAAGATGATCACCCTCGGCAAGAAGGGAACCGTCCACACCCGTCGTCAGGCTGCAGCCTACCTCATGACGCCTGAAGCGGTCGACCGCCTCTTCAACACCGTAGCTCCCCGTTACGCGACCCGTCCCGGCGGCTACCTGCGCATCACGCGCATCGGCGCCCGTCAGGGCGACGCGGCCGAGATGGCCGTCCTCGAGCTCCTCGGAGCCGAAGCCGAGCTCAACGAGAAGGCCGAGAAGCGCGCCGCAGCCCGCACCAAGAAGCGTGAAGAGCTCGCCAAGCAGCTCGAAGAGCGCAACCCCGGCGAGCAGCCCGACCCTAACGCCGAAGTCTAG
- a CDS encoding DNA-directed RNA polymerase subunit alpha, with protein sequence MLWRGFQKPKRLAVDNETLTDKFGKFSAQPFERGFGTTIGNALRRTLLSSIEGAAVTAVRIEGVLHEFQSITGVVEDATDIILNLKQIPFKLNGEGPKALYLRADTAGVVTSGSIEADGDVEILDKDVYICTISEGGKIDMEMRLKRGRGYISADKNFDADLGLGFIPVDSVHSPVRKVNYVVEAARLGQITDYDKLTVEISTNGTILPADALGLSAKLLKDHMTIFINFEEEMEAGHDGLHDGPMIRNENLNRSVEELELSVRSYNCLKNANIATIGELIQKTEAEMLKTKNFGRKSLNEIKEILAQMGLSLGMKIDESGNPVPGPTSVLPAATLAASFGSFDDEDDDEDDDLDLGGSEPENF encoded by the coding sequence ATGCTTTGGAGAGGTTTTCAAAAGCCCAAGCGCCTCGCAGTCGATAACGAAACCCTGACCGACAAGTTCGGCAAGTTCTCCGCCCAGCCCTTTGAGCGCGGCTTCGGTACGACGATCGGCAACGCCCTTCGCCGCACCCTGCTCTCGTCCATCGAAGGCGCGGCCGTCACCGCCGTCCGCATCGAGGGCGTCCTGCACGAGTTCCAGTCGATCACCGGCGTCGTCGAAGACGCGACCGACATCATCCTGAACCTCAAGCAGATCCCCTTCAAACTCAACGGCGAAGGCCCCAAGGCTCTCTACCTCCGCGCGGATACCGCCGGCGTGGTGACCTCGGGCTCCATCGAGGCCGATGGCGACGTCGAGATTCTCGACAAGGATGTCTACATCTGCACCATCTCCGAGGGCGGCAAGATCGACATGGAGATGCGCCTCAAGCGCGGCCGTGGCTACATCTCGGCGGACAAGAACTTCGACGCCGACCTTGGCCTCGGATTCATCCCCGTGGATTCGGTCCACTCGCCCGTCCGCAAGGTCAACTACGTGGTCGAAGCGGCCCGTCTCGGCCAGATCACCGACTATGACAAGCTCACCGTCGAGATCTCGACGAACGGAACGATCCTTCCCGCCGACGCTCTTGGCCTCTCCGCGAAGCTGCTGAAGGATCACATGACGATCTTCATCAACTTCGAAGAGGAGATGGAGGCTGGTCACGACGGTCTGCACGACGGCCCCATGATCCGCAACGAAAACCTCAACCGCTCGGTCGAAGAGCTTGAGCTTTCTGTGCGCAGCTACAACTGCCTGAAGAACGCCAACATCGCGACCATCGGCGAGCTCATCCAGAAGACCGAAGCCGAGATGCTGAAGACCAAGAACTTCGGCCGCAAGAGCCTGAATGAGATCAAGGAGATCCTCGCGCAGATGGGCCTGTCCCTCGGCATGAAGATCGACGAGAGCGGCAACCCGGTCCCGGGCCCGACCTCGGTCCTTCCGGCGGCCACCCTGGCAGCCAGCTTTGGCAGCTTCGATGATGAAGATGACGACGAGGACGACGATCTCGACCTCGGCGGCAGCGAGCCCGAAAACTTCTAA
- the rpsD gene encoding 30S ribosomal protein S4 — MARYTGPVCRMCRRDGTKLFLKGAKCFTEKCPIEKRNFPPGQHGQSRKVKKVVGYGLQLREKQKAKRIYFTLETQFRAYYEKASNRTGVTGELLLQQLETRLDNVCYRLGLATSRRQARQVCRHGHVLVNGKKVNIPSYQCKVGDEISVKEGSHKLAILEESKNFASGQRSVPWIDINRDNFSGKIISLPKREDVNLPVNEQLIVELYSK; from the coding sequence ATGGCTCGTTACACAGGACCCGTCTGCCGCATGTGCCGTCGCGACGGAACGAAGTTGTTCCTCAAGGGAGCAAAGTGCTTTACCGAGAAGTGCCCGATCGAGAAGCGCAACTTCCCCCCTGGCCAGCATGGCCAGTCCCGCAAGGTGAAGAAGGTTGTCGGCTACGGTCTGCAGCTCCGTGAGAAGCAGAAGGCCAAGCGCATCTACTTCACGCTCGAGACCCAGTTCCGTGCCTACTACGAGAAGGCTTCGAACCGCACCGGTGTCACCGGCGAACTCCTGCTCCAGCAGCTTGAGACGCGCCTCGACAACGTGTGCTATCGCCTCGGTCTTGCTACCTCGCGCCGTCAGGCCCGCCAGGTCTGCCGCCACGGTCACGTCCTCGTCAACGGCAAGAAGGTGAACATTCCTTCCTACCAGTGCAAGGTGGGCGACGAGATCTCGGTCAAGGAAGGTTCGCACAAGCTCGCCATCCTCGAGGAGTCCAAGAACTTCGCTTCTGGCCAGCGTTCGGTGCCATGGATCGACATCAACCGCGACAACTTCTCGGGCAAGATCATCAGCCTGCCGAAGCGCGAGGATGTCAACCTGCCCGTCAACGAGCAGCTCATCGTCGAACTGTACTCGAAGTAA
- the rpsK gene encoding 30S ribosomal protein S11 → MAKTQNQQKSGKAAAGKGKKFKKRERKNVPFGLVFIQATFNNTIVTITDQVGNTLSWKSSGSLGFRGSRKGTPFAAQQAAQNAANAARDHGLRAVDVRVSGPGSGRESAIRALATAGIDVRSIRDVTPMPHNGCRPPKRRRV, encoded by the coding sequence ATGGCGAAGACACAGAATCAGCAGAAGTCCGGCAAGGCTGCAGCAGGCAAGGGCAAGAAGTTCAAGAAGCGCGAACGGAAGAACGTTCCATTCGGCCTTGTCTTCATCCAGGCGACCTTCAACAACACCATCGTCACCATCACCGACCAGGTTGGCAACACGCTCTCCTGGAAGAGCTCCGGCTCGCTCGGCTTCCGCGGCTCCCGCAAGGGAACCCCGTTCGCCGCGCAGCAGGCAGCCCAGAACGCCGCCAACGCGGCTCGCGATCACGGTCTGCGTGCGGTCGACGTGCGCGTCTCGGGTCCCGGCTCCGGCCGTGAGTCCGCGATCCGCGCCCTCGCTACCGCCGGTATCGACGTTCGCTCGATCCGCGACGTTACGCCGATGCCGCACAACGGCTGCCGTCCGCCCAAGCGCCGTCGCGTCTGA